Genomic segment of Clostridiales bacterium:
GCCACGGCCAGCCGAGCTGCATGACCGCAAACGCGCACGTGTACGCGCCTATCCCGTAAAACGCCGCGTGCCCCAGCGATACTTGGCCCGCATAGCCAAAAAGAAGCGCCATCCCCGCGATGATGATGACGTTGACCCCGGTGAACGTGAACACGCGCAACACGTAACGCTCGGAGGTCAGCATGGGAAGCGCCGCTACGGCGGCGAACGCAAGTACGAGAAGCACGAGCCTGATGTCGATACGGGCACGCACGTCGCCCCTACACCTTCTCCCGGCTTGAACGTCCAAACAGTCCTTGCGGTCGCCAGAAGAGGACCGCGAGCAGGACCAGAAGTGAGATCGCGTCTTTGTATGTCGATGAGATGAACGCGATCGACATCGACTCAAGAAGGCCCAGAGTTATACCGCCCGCGACCGCCGCCACAGGATTGCCAAGCCCGCCGAGGATCGCCGCTGCGAACCCCTTGATGCCCACGCTCGGACCCACGTTGAATGCTGTCTGGGTGAGCGGAGTGACCGCAAGACCGGCGAGCGCGCCGAGTGCCGCGGCGAGAACGAAGCTCATTGTCACGATGCGACGGGTGTCGATACCTACGAGTCTGGCCGCGTCACGACTGACGGCGCACGCCCGCATGGCGCGGCCAAGGCCCGTGCGATTATAGAGGTACCACAATCCCGCCACAGCCATGACCGTCAGGCCAAGAATCCACAGGGATTGGATCTCAAGCATCGCACCAAATATGGAAACTGTTCCTGTGCCACTGAACGCCGGAAGGGCCTTCTCGAGCGGACCGAACAGGTGACGCGCGAAAGAGGAGAGCACCATCGAGCCGCCCACCGTGATAATGATGAGCGCGAGCGGATCTCCATCGGAGCGCGGTCTGATCGCCGTCAGTTCGAACAAGCCGCCAACAAGCGCGGTCGCGGCGACACCAAATACGGCGGCCAGCGGAAGCGGAAGGCCGAGGCCCGCGTAGGCCCATACCGACAACATCCCTCCGAGCATGTAGAACTCACCTTGCGCGAAGTTTATGACCCCGGTGGCCGCGTACACGATGGTAAAGCCGAGCGCCACGAGTGCATAGATGGCGCCGCTCTTCAAGCCCGCGAGTGCGAACTGCAGCAGCTCGACGTCTCCCACGCTGCTAGCGGCCCTTCTCGGCAGGTATCCACTCACCGTCGATGATGGTGTACATGGTCAGGGCATCCTCGGACATGCCGTTATGGTCCGTGGCCGAAAACGTGAACGTGCCGCCAATCGCCACAAGCCCGCTCGTGGCTTCAATTTCGTCCCGCAGCGCTTCAGGGGTGAGGTCTCCCGATACCCGGCGTGCTGCTTCGACCGTGATATGAAGGGCGTCGTAGGCGTGACCTGCGAAGATGTCGGGTTCCACACCCCATCGCGCAGTGAAGCGCTCTATGAACGCGGTCGCGACATTGTATGCTTCCGTGTCCTCACCGTACGTCTCGGGAGCCAGAATGTGACCCGCCGCGAACATAAAACCTTCAGCGGCCTCGCCCGATCCCTCGAGAAACTCTCGCCGCGCATTGCCAGGCGCACCGTAGA
This window contains:
- a CDS encoding branched-chain amino acid ABC transporter permease: MGDVELLQFALAGLKSGAIYALVALGFTIVYAATGVINFAQGEFYMLGGMLSVWAYAGLGLPLPLAAVFGVAATALVGGLFELTAIRPRSDGDPLALIIITVGGSMVLSSFARHLFGPLEKALPAFSGTGTVSIFGAMLEIQSLWILGLTVMAVAGLWYLYNRTGLGRAMRACAVSRDAARLVGIDTRRIVTMSFVLAAALGALAGLAVTPLTQTAFNVGPSVGIKGFAAAILGGLGNPVAAVAGGITLGLLESMSIAFISSTYKDAISLLVLLAVLFWRPQGLFGRSSREKV